Genomic window (Abyssisolibacter fermentans):
GGATGTGGTAACAAAAAATTAAAACTAGCAGCTAGCTTTATTTCTGAACAGTACTTAGCGATTCTAATAACATCTTCAAGCGATATACTCTTTTTTATATTTTCTAATACTCTTTCATCTCCACTTTCCACACCAAAGTTTAATTTCTGACAGTTATATTTTTTCATATCACTTAAATGTTCAAGGCTTAATTCATTAACCCTACATTGTCCACCCCATTTTAAACCATATTTATATGCAAGTTTACCAATATCAATAACTCTATCTGAATCAACTGAAAATGCATCATCCCAAAATATTAAATGATGATCATCAGCGTCTCCTCTCGCTTTAATAATTTGGGCAATACTCTTTATCTCATCCTCAATTTTACTCAAAGACTTTATATGATAACCTCTACTTACCGCACCACCACCACAAAATATACAAGAATAAGGACATCCCCTACTTGTCATCATAGTGTAGGGATATTCATAGTAATCTAGTTCAAAAAAACTCCTATCTATTGTAGGTAAAGAATTAATATCTACTGGTTTACGATCATTATTTCTAATAATATTATTACCTTCCCTATATATTAAACCCTCAATTTCACTAATATCTTTATTGTTATTTAAAGCTTTTAATAATTCTATAATAGTTATTTCACCATCATAAGTCATGCCATAATCCATAGATTCACATTCCTTAAGATACATTATCCCTCTAAAAGTTACGTCTACACCACCTATAAGTATTGGTAT
Coding sequences:
- a CDS encoding B12-binding domain-containing radical SAM protein produces the protein MDVLFIIPNTDRPNLQKRGLCPPIGLGSLCTVLKNNNYTSKIIDMYAKPCTKSQLIKQIKDISPKFISLSIMFSESKRVAIDIANEVKTQFPNIPILIGGVDVTFRGIMYLKECESMDYGMTYDGEITIIELLKALNNNKDISEIEGLIYREGNNIIRNNDRKPVDINSLPTIDRSFFELDYYEYPYTMMTSRGCPYSCIFCGGGAVSRGYHIKSLSKIEDEIKSIAQIIKARGDADDHHLIFWDDAFSVDSDRVIDIGKLAYKYGLKWGGQCRVNELSLEHLSDMKKYNCQKLNFGVESGDERVLENIKKSISLEDVIRIAKYCSEIKLAASFNFLLPHPSDTEDSINKTLEFASKLNELDYISISINLLTPFPGTYMYEKRYELGIRFLTDDEAYFHFRNPVFETKNLDMNTIKKYTAKALLLESKSKQDKKRLNIKY